A single genomic interval of Antricoccus suffuscus harbors:
- a CDS encoding WS/DGAT/MGAT family O-acyltransferase, translated as MRQLSGMDAAFLSLETSNSTGHVGSISILDPSGMSEPFDLAHLTAMLEGRLGKIPMFRRRLKDVPLGLDHPFWVDDVDFDLEFHIREVGLPAPGSQKQLTDQVCRLHARPLDRKRPLWEVYLISGLEHGKIAVYMKVHHAMIDGASGVELLNVLIDLSPNPEFKDDPIPFRPRKEPSARALLAKGAIGLASRPVDALRIAGTLVRVAPTLGKAVTPFAQLLRRRRNSGDGEIIQTANNRPPETPFNGQISAHRRLGISHAALSDVRKVKSTFGTSVNDVVLAISAGALRRWLDQRGALPAEPLITMIPVSVRDESQRSSMGNKVSAMFTPLPTNISDPVKRLLACNQTTQAAKSAQAAIPPGLVDGVTNFAPPLLMARAARVAFETGLIYRLYPSNLVISNVPGPDVQAYMGGAKLEAIYPVSVILDGQGLNITVQGYRGQLNFGLLADREMVPDVDRLAAYLIDELDLLIAAADKKIAADTTHKSTPRKKSATA; from the coding sequence ATGAGGCAGCTATCTGGCATGGACGCGGCGTTCCTCTCATTGGAAACGTCCAACTCGACCGGCCACGTGGGAAGCATCAGCATCCTGGACCCGAGCGGCATGAGCGAACCGTTCGACCTCGCTCACCTGACCGCGATGCTCGAGGGCCGACTCGGGAAGATCCCGATGTTCCGGCGCCGCCTCAAGGACGTGCCGTTGGGCCTGGACCACCCGTTCTGGGTCGACGACGTCGATTTTGACCTCGAGTTTCACATTCGCGAAGTCGGCCTGCCCGCGCCCGGCTCGCAGAAGCAGCTCACCGACCAGGTCTGCCGCCTGCACGCACGTCCACTGGACCGCAAACGGCCGCTGTGGGAGGTCTACCTGATCTCCGGGCTTGAGCACGGCAAGATCGCGGTCTACATGAAGGTCCATCACGCGATGATCGACGGCGCGTCCGGAGTCGAGCTCCTCAACGTCCTCATCGACCTCTCACCGAATCCAGAGTTCAAAGACGACCCCATACCGTTCCGGCCGCGCAAGGAGCCCTCGGCGCGCGCCCTCCTAGCGAAGGGCGCGATCGGGCTCGCCTCACGGCCGGTCGACGCGTTGCGGATCGCCGGCACCTTGGTGCGAGTGGCTCCCACCCTCGGCAAGGCCGTCACACCCTTCGCCCAACTGCTGCGCCGCCGCCGAAACAGCGGCGACGGCGAGATCATTCAGACCGCCAACAACCGTCCACCGGAGACTCCCTTCAACGGCCAGATCAGCGCGCATCGTCGACTGGGCATCTCGCACGCGGCGCTATCCGACGTACGCAAGGTCAAAAGCACGTTCGGTACGTCGGTCAACGACGTCGTACTCGCCATCTCCGCCGGCGCGCTGCGGCGATGGCTCGACCAGCGCGGAGCGCTGCCGGCCGAACCGCTCATCACCATGATCCCGGTATCGGTGCGCGACGAATCTCAACGCTCCTCGATGGGCAACAAGGTCTCGGCGATGTTCACTCCCCTGCCGACCAACATCAGTGACCCCGTCAAACGGCTGTTGGCCTGCAACCAGACGACTCAGGCCGCCAAGTCTGCGCAAGCGGCGATCCCGCCCGGCTTGGTAGATGGCGTCACCAACTTCGCGCCACCGCTACTGATGGCGCGCGCGGCGCGGGTCGCCTTCGAGACTGGCCTGATCTATCGCCTGTACCCCTCCAACTTGGTCATCTCCAATGTGCCGGGGCCCGATGTGCAGGCCTACATGGGTGGCGCGAAGCTCGAGGCGATCTATCCGGTGTCGGTGATCCTCGACGGGCAGGGCCTCAACATCACCGTGCAGGGTTACCGCGGCCAGCTCAACTTCGGACTACTGGCCGACCGCGAGATGGTTCCCGATGTGGACCGGCTGGCG
- a CDS encoding alpha/beta fold hydrolase — protein sequence MTLYAAPWNGTNRTVDIDGPTNYVDFGGPTDSTPVLFVHGLGGSHLNWVLLAQELAADHHVMALDLVGFGLTRSAGRTSSVESNVALVARFLDEVIGQPTILVGNSMGGMISGLVASAYPAYVAGAVLIDPALPLEVKRPDRQVFTQFLLYTLPGVGERYMAKVARTTTPREQVQDTLDICVADQSDIDRDFVEASVALAAERREFPESDHAFLVATRSLMLQNMRSKRYLSRLHAITAPVLLIHGEKDRLVPVSAGRALATAEPSWTYDEIPGVGHTPQVEAPQRVAESITTWMKSTLPKST from the coding sequence ATGACCTTGTACGCCGCACCCTGGAACGGCACCAACCGCACCGTCGACATCGACGGCCCCACCAACTACGTCGACTTCGGTGGCCCGACGGACAGCACCCCGGTCCTGTTTGTGCATGGGCTCGGTGGTTCACACCTCAACTGGGTACTTCTCGCGCAGGAACTCGCCGCGGACCACCATGTGATGGCGCTCGACCTCGTCGGATTCGGGCTGACGCGCTCGGCCGGCCGCACCAGCAGCGTGGAGTCCAATGTCGCGCTCGTCGCGCGGTTCCTCGATGAGGTCATCGGCCAGCCGACCATCCTTGTCGGCAACTCGATGGGCGGCATGATCAGCGGCCTGGTCGCGAGCGCGTATCCGGCGTACGTCGCGGGCGCGGTGCTCATCGACCCGGCCCTCCCGCTCGAGGTCAAGCGCCCGGATCGCCAGGTATTCACGCAGTTCTTGCTATACACGCTGCCCGGCGTCGGGGAACGCTATATGGCAAAGGTTGCGCGCACGACCACGCCGCGCGAACAGGTGCAGGACACGCTGGACATCTGCGTCGCTGACCAGAGCGATATCGACCGAGACTTCGTCGAGGCCAGCGTCGCGCTCGCGGCCGAGCGCCGCGAGTTCCCCGAGTCCGACCATGCCTTCCTCGTCGCGACCCGGTCGCTGATGCTGCAAAACATGCGCTCCAAGCGTTACCTCTCGCGACTGCATGCGATCACCGCGCCGGTGCTGCTCATCCATGGCGAAAAAGATCGCCTCGTGCCGGTCAGCGCCGGGCGCGCCCTCGCCACGGCGGAACCGTCCTGGACGTACGACGAGATCCCCGGCGTCGGGCACACGCCACAGGTCGAGGCGCCGCAGCGAGTCGCCGAATCAATCACTACTTGGATGAAATCGACTTTGCCGAAATCGACCTGA
- a CDS encoding esterase/lipase family protein — MTHPEQPQRDRRTGASKLRSVPPQPPRGAPSYWLTGTEPVRGLMEFQNTLWSIPWLMSARHGDGHAVFVLPGLMASDGSTLVLRNYLDFLGYRVYGWHLGRNVGPTNAVVHELPAAVERIAQRSGGKVTLIGWSLGGIYARNLAQRRPSDVRQVITLGSPYRLNDPAQSRADRTFQRYSHLHATEGPVPNIELSAKPLTVPSTSIYSRLDGIVAWDRCIEPTGPFSENIRVRASHLGFGVDAYTLWAIANRLAQPADSWTPFKAPLPLRAFYPTPDEG; from the coding sequence ATGACACACCCCGAGCAACCGCAACGCGATCGGCGCACCGGCGCCTCGAAGTTGCGCTCTGTCCCGCCCCAACCGCCCCGCGGCGCGCCGTCGTACTGGCTGACCGGGACCGAGCCGGTCCGCGGACTGATGGAGTTCCAGAACACGCTGTGGAGCATCCCGTGGCTGATGAGCGCCCGCCACGGCGACGGGCATGCGGTCTTCGTGCTGCCCGGCCTGATGGCCTCCGACGGCTCGACGCTCGTGTTGCGCAACTATCTAGACTTCCTCGGATACCGCGTCTACGGCTGGCATCTGGGCCGCAACGTGGGGCCGACCAACGCCGTCGTACACGAGTTGCCGGCGGCCGTCGAACGCATCGCCCAACGATCCGGCGGCAAGGTCACGCTGATCGGATGGAGCCTCGGCGGCATCTATGCCCGCAACCTCGCTCAGCGGCGGCCGTCCGACGTACGCCAGGTCATCACGCTCGGTAGCCCCTACCGCCTGAATGATCCGGCGCAAAGCCGCGCTGACCGCACCTTCCAGCGCTACTCGCACCTACACGCCACCGAGGGGCCGGTCCCCAACATTGAGCTCAGCGCGAAACCGCTCACGGTCCCCTCCACCTCGATCTACTCACGGTTGGACGGCATTGTGGCGTGGGACCGCTGCATCGAGCCGACCGGGCCATTCAGCGAAAACATCCGCGTCCGGGCCAGCCACCTCGGCTTCGGCGTCGACGCCTACACGCTGTGGGCGATTGCCAATCGGCTCGCCCAGCCGGCCGACAGCTGGACGCCGTTCAAGGCGCCGCTTCCGCTGCGCGCGTTTTATCCGACCCCCGACGAAGGCTGA